One region of Streptomyces sp. NBC_00442 genomic DNA includes:
- the murC gene encoding UDP-N-acetylmuramate--L-alanine ligase, translated as MASAIPTAMERPHFIGIGGAGMSGIAKILAQRGAEVAGSDAKESATAASLRSLGATVHIGHAAGHLADDATCVVVSSAIRADNPELARAAELAVPVVHRSDALASLMDGLRAIAVAGTHGKTTTTSMLAVALTELGLDPSYAIGGDLEGPGTNARHGEGDIFVAEADESDRSFQKYDPEVAIVLNVELDHHANYASMDEIYESFETFVGKVNPGGTLVISADQQGAVELARRVRDQAGLNVVTYGESDAAAVKVHKITPRGLTSEVTVLLNGKFLTFTVSVPGRHYALNAVAALAAGVALGIPAHNLASALGKYTGVKRRLQLKGEAKGVQVIDSYAHHPTEMTADLEAMRGAATDARLLVVFQPHLFSRTQELGKEMGEALALADLSVVLDIYPAREDPVPGVTSELIIDAAKAAGATVTAVHDKETVPDVIAGMAAPGDLVLTMGAGDVTDLGPAILARLSN; from the coding sequence ATGGCCTCCGCCATTCCCACCGCCATGGAACGGCCGCACTTCATCGGCATCGGCGGTGCCGGCATGTCGGGCATCGCGAAGATCCTGGCTCAGCGCGGGGCCGAGGTCGCGGGCAGCGACGCGAAGGAGTCCGCCACCGCCGCGTCGCTGCGCTCCCTCGGCGCCACCGTGCACATCGGCCACGCCGCAGGACACCTCGCCGACGACGCCACCTGTGTGGTCGTCTCCAGCGCGATCCGCGCCGACAACCCCGAGCTGGCCCGCGCCGCCGAGCTGGCCGTGCCCGTCGTGCACCGCTCGGACGCGCTGGCCTCGCTCATGGACGGCCTGCGCGCCATCGCCGTGGCGGGCACCCACGGCAAGACGACCACCACCTCGATGCTGGCCGTCGCCCTGACCGAGCTGGGCCTGGACCCCTCGTACGCGATCGGCGGCGACCTCGAAGGCCCCGGCACCAACGCCCGGCACGGCGAGGGCGACATCTTCGTGGCCGAGGCCGACGAGAGCGACCGCAGCTTCCAGAAGTACGACCCCGAGGTCGCCATCGTCCTCAACGTCGAGCTCGACCACCACGCCAACTACGCCTCGATGGACGAGATCTACGAGTCCTTCGAGACCTTCGTGGGCAAGGTCAACCCCGGCGGCACCCTGGTGATCTCCGCCGACCAGCAGGGCGCGGTCGAGCTGGCGCGGCGCGTGCGCGACCAGGCCGGCCTGAACGTCGTGACGTACGGCGAGTCCGACGCCGCCGCCGTGAAGGTCCACAAGATCACCCCGCGCGGCCTCACCTCCGAGGTGACCGTCCTCCTGAACGGCAAGTTCCTGACCTTCACGGTCTCGGTTCCGGGCCGCCACTACGCCCTCAACGCGGTCGCCGCGCTCGCCGCGGGCGTCGCCCTCGGCATCCCCGCGCACAATCTGGCCTCCGCGCTCGGCAAGTACACCGGCGTCAAGCGCCGCCTCCAGCTCAAGGGCGAGGCGAAGGGCGTCCAGGTCATCGACTCCTACGCGCACCACCCCACCGAGATGACCGCCGACCTGGAGGCCATGCGCGGAGCCGCCACGGACGCCCGCCTCCTCGTCGTCTTCCAGCCCCACCTCTTCTCCCGCACGCAGGAGCTCGGCAAGGAGATGGGCGAGGCCCTCGCGCTGGCCGACCTCTCCGTCGTCCTCGACATCTACCCGGCCCGCGAGGACCCGGTCCCCGGTGTCACCAGCGAGCTGATCATCGACGCGGCCAAGGCGGCGGGCGCCACGGTCACCGCCGTCCACGACAAGGAGACCGTCCCGGACGTCATCGCGGGAATGGCGGCCCCCGGTGATCTCGTTCTCACCATGGGCGCGGGTGACGTGACGGACCTCGGCCCGGCCATCCTGGCCCGCCTGTCGAACTGA
- a CDS encoding indole-3-glycerol phosphate synthase, translating to MFTSVLMIEKPLTSVDVEFVTTLHGDEPVSFVVLMQPRGDQDRLLRAIDDVALGELDDAVHENEEPEGRAAQGPAELALQHSVQSLRAAGSKAVGQVVDDHPLDMLKAVVDEVGADEVIVLTAPHYVEEFFHRDWASRARHKVGVPVLKLFAHSE from the coding sequence GTGTTCACGAGCGTATTGATGATCGAGAAGCCCCTGACCTCCGTCGACGTGGAATTCGTCACCACTTTGCACGGCGACGAGCCGGTGTCCTTCGTCGTGCTCATGCAGCCCAGGGGCGATCAGGACCGCCTTCTCCGCGCGATCGACGACGTGGCGCTCGGCGAGCTCGACGATGCCGTCCACGAGAACGAGGAACCCGAGGGCAGGGCCGCACAGGGCCCCGCCGAGCTCGCCCTCCAGCACTCGGTGCAGTCGCTGCGTGCCGCGGGCAGCAAGGCCGTGGGGCAGGTCGTCGACGACCATCCCCTGGACATGCTCAAGGCCGTCGTCGACGAGGTGGGCGCCGACGAGGTCATCGTGCTGACCGCCCCGCACTACGTGGAGGAGTTCTTCCACCGCGACTGGGCCTCCCGGGCCCGCCACAAGGTGGGCGTGCCCGTCCTCAAGCTCTTCGCGCACAGCGAGTAG
- a CDS encoding pyrimidine reductase family protein, which translates to MRQLFPVTDQTPRAEGAGSGASAQWSLDELADAYAYPRTDGPWLRANMVSSLDGAGQHEGRSQPLSSETDMRIFGTLRALADVVVVGAETVRLEGYRPARARAEFAERRKAAGQGPAPAIAVVTASLDLDFSLPLFTSPLVPTVVLTGAAADPDRVRAAERAGAQVLVAGDGPGVEPRRAVRALADRGHLRLLTEGGPRLLGQFVAAEVLDELCLTMSPTLTAGDAQRIAGGPAVQVPQRFAPTSVLEDAGFLYTRYRRI; encoded by the coding sequence GTCGCTCGACGAACTGGCCGACGCGTACGCGTATCCCCGCACGGACGGCCCCTGGCTGCGGGCCAACATGGTGTCCTCGCTCGACGGGGCAGGCCAGCACGAAGGCCGCTCGCAGCCCCTCTCCAGCGAGACCGACATGCGCATCTTCGGCACCCTGCGGGCGTTGGCGGACGTGGTCGTCGTCGGTGCGGAAACGGTACGCCTGGAGGGCTACCGGCCGGCCAGGGCGCGGGCTGAGTTCGCGGAACGCCGCAAAGCGGCCGGGCAGGGACCCGCCCCGGCGATCGCCGTGGTCACCGCGAGCCTCGACCTCGACTTCTCGCTCCCGCTGTTCACCTCGCCGCTCGTCCCCACCGTGGTCCTGACCGGCGCGGCCGCGGATCCCGACCGGGTCCGTGCGGCCGAACGGGCGGGCGCGCAGGTGCTGGTCGCCGGCGACGGGCCCGGCGTCGAACCGCGCCGGGCGGTGCGGGCCCTCGCCGACCGCGGCCATCTGCGCCTCCTCACCGAGGGCGGGCCCCGGCTGCTCGGCCAGTTCGTGGCCGCGGAGGTCCTGGACGAGCTGTGCCTGACCATGTCCCCGACGCTGACCGCGGGTGACGCCCAGCGCATCGCCGGAGGGCCCGCGGTGCAGGTCCCCCAGCGGTTCGCCCCGACGTCGGTACTGGAAGACGCCGGGTTCCTCTACACGCGTTACCGTCGGATCTGA
- the msrB gene encoding peptide-methionine (R)-S-oxide reductase MsrB, which produces MAYDVEKPDEQWRAELTPAEYQVLRQAGTEPAFVGEYTDTKTEGVYSCRACGAELFTSREKFESHCGWPSFYDPKDSDAVELIADRSHGMVRTEVRCVKCGSHLGHVFEGEGYATPTDQRYCINSISLRLTPDGAAN; this is translated from the coding sequence ATGGCGTACGACGTAGAGAAGCCGGACGAGCAGTGGCGCGCGGAGCTGACGCCCGCCGAGTACCAGGTGCTGCGCCAGGCCGGCACGGAGCCCGCCTTCGTCGGTGAGTACACCGACACCAAGACGGAGGGCGTCTACTCCTGCCGCGCCTGCGGGGCCGAACTGTTCACCTCCCGCGAGAAGTTCGAGTCGCACTGCGGCTGGCCGAGCTTCTACGACCCGAAGGACAGCGACGCGGTCGAACTCATCGCCGACCGCTCCCACGGCATGGTCCGCACCGAGGTCCGCTGCGTGAAGTGCGGCTCCCACCTCGGCCACGTCTTCGAGGGGGAGGGGTACGCGACCCCGACCGACCAGCGCTACTGCATCAACTCGATCTCGCTGCGGCTGACTCCGGACGGCGCGGCGAACTGA
- a CDS encoding 4'-phosphopantetheinyl transferase family protein, giving the protein MTLILEPGTAVAHAWWWRTEGSSPDPRDLALLSENERERAARIVHPPTAVGFVAGRAASRRILSGLLGVAPAEIGLGRRPCPGCGDPLHGPPAVLYPQSPLWISISHTTGCGMLAVARVPVGVDVEGVRDFPVEELAPATLTESEHEVVLGAEQGGARTWAFLRCWTRKEAVLKAVGIGITTDLRAVETRPESAGPVVVAAGVPGTPASWTVADLAVPDAWAAAISVPAPSDGSVFEVRLREHA; this is encoded by the coding sequence GTGACCTTGATCCTCGAACCCGGCACCGCTGTCGCGCACGCCTGGTGGTGGCGCACCGAAGGCAGTTCCCCCGATCCCCGCGACCTGGCTCTGCTCAGCGAGAACGAGCGGGAGCGCGCCGCCAGGATCGTGCATCCGCCGACCGCGGTGGGCTTCGTCGCGGGGCGCGCCGCGAGCCGGCGCATCCTCTCCGGACTGCTCGGCGTGGCTCCCGCGGAGATAGGCCTCGGCCGCAGGCCCTGCCCCGGGTGCGGTGACCCGCTCCACGGCCCGCCCGCCGTGCTGTATCCGCAGTCGCCGCTCTGGATCAGCATCTCGCACACCACCGGCTGCGGCATGCTCGCCGTGGCCCGCGTTCCCGTGGGAGTGGACGTCGAGGGCGTACGGGATTTCCCGGTCGAGGAGCTCGCGCCCGCCACCCTGACCGAGTCGGAGCACGAGGTCGTCCTGGGTGCCGAGCAAGGGGGCGCCCGCACGTGGGCCTTTCTTCGCTGCTGGACCCGTAAGGAAGCCGTCCTGAAGGCGGTCGGTATAGGGATCACGACCGATCTCCGCGCCGTCGAGACCCGCCCGGAGAGCGCGGGCCCGGTGGTCGTGGCCGCCGGGGTGCCGGGCACGCCCGCGTCGTGGACCGTGGCGGACCTCGCCGTGCCCGATGCCTGGGCGGCCGCGATCTCCGTACCCGCGCCGTCCGACGGCAGCGTCTTCGAAGTCCGGTTGCGCGAACACGCGTAG